One genomic segment of Salminus brasiliensis chromosome 6, fSalBra1.hap2, whole genome shotgun sequence includes these proteins:
- the srpk1a gene encoding SRSF protein kinase 1a isoform X1 codes for MRVCASATNYRANMERKVLALQARKKRGKAKKAVKKPTQQPRRAPQQQQQQQQQQPPPPAEPQQQEPDEEILGSDDEEQEDPNDYCKGGYHHVKIGDLYNGKYHVIRKLGWGHFSTVWLALDIQGKRFVAMKVVKSAEHYTETALDEIKLLRSVRNTDPDDPNREMVVQLLDDFKISGVNGTHVCMVFEVLGHHLLKWIIKSNYQGLPLPCVKSIIRQVLQGLDYLHTKCKIIHTDIKPENILMSVDESYVRRLAAEATEWQKAGAPPPSGSAVSTAPVPKQAPKMSKNKKKKLKKKQKRQAELLEKCILDLEEMEKGPGGAEEETDDPQSPRSPLCAPLRQASIQDIAEEEVVDNPRERLTSDTSAELNCNGHLPDSQDLPEKNGDEDEQQLQLKQEDHQNANTGPLEENPYKYCNGASSPEPGQENHSNGDVKEEEELGPEDQEKLPEEECQAITQESLTNAKLAAGNLLVNPLEPLNSDKIKVKIADLGNACWVHKHFTEDIQTRQYRSLEVLIGAGYNTPADIWSTACMAFELATGDYLFEPHSGEDYSRDEDHIALIIELLGMVPHKLILTGKYSKDFFTKKGDLKHITKLKPWGLLEVLQDKYEWSQEEAESFTDFLLPMLELIPEKRATAAECLRHPWLAL; via the exons TTCTCGCACTCCAGGCGAGGAAGAAAAGGGGGAAAGCCAAGAAGGCAGTCAAGAA GCCTACTCAGCAGCCAAGAAGAGcacctcagcagcagcagcagcagcagcagcagcagccgccgCCGCCTGCTGAGCCTCAGCAGCAGGAGCCTGATGAAGAAATTCTGGGCTCAGATGATGAGGAGCAGGAAGACCCCAACGATTACTGCAAAG GTGGCTACCACCATGTTAAGATTGGAGACCTTTATAATGGAAAGTACCACGTGATCCGTAAGCTGGGCTGGGGCCATTTCTCAACAGTGTGGCTTGCCTTGGACATACA AGGGAAACGGTTTGTGGCAATGAAAGTGGTAAAGAGTGCAGAGCACTACACTGAGACGGCACTAGATGAGATAAAACTGCTGAGATCT gtcagaaacacagaccctgatgatccaaaCAGAGAGATGGTAGTTCAGCTGTTGGATGACTTTAAAATCTCAGGGGTGAACGGAACTC ATGTGTGCATGGTATTTGAAGTGCTGGGGCACCATTTACTTAAGTGGATTATCAAGTCTAACTATCAAGGCTTACCCCTGCCGTGCGTCAAGAGCATCATTCGACAG GTTCTGCAGGGCCTTGACTACTTGCACACAAAGTGTAAGATCATCCACACGGACATAAAGCCAGAGAACATCTTAATGAGTGTCGATGAGTCATATGTGAGGAGACTAGCAGCCGAAGCTACAGAATGGCAGAAAGCAGGAGCACCCCCTCCTTCTGGATCTGCAG TGAGCACAGCTCCAGTACCCAAACAA GCACCCAAAATgtcaaagaacaaaaaaaagaagctgaaaAAGAAGCAGAAGCGGCAGGCCGAGCTGTTAGAAAAATGCATACTGGACTTGGAAGAGATGGAAAAGGGGCCTGGGGGAGCAGAGGAGGAGACTGATGACCCACAGTCCCCCAGATCACCTTTGTGTGCACCTCTCAGGCAGGCCTCTATTCAGGACATTGCTGAAGAGGAAGTAGTAG ACAACCCCAGAGAGCGGCTGACCTCAGACACTTCAGCAGAACTCAACTGCAACGGTCACTTGCCCGACAGCCAAGACCTGCCTGAGAAaaatggtgatgaagatgaaCAACAGTTGCAGCTGAAGCAAGAAGACCACCAAAATGCTAACACTGGACCTTTAGAGGAAAACCCTTATAAGTACTGTAATGGAGCCAGCTCACCTGAGCCAGGGCAGGAGAACCACAGCAACGGAGAtgtgaaggaggaggaagagttgGGGCCCGAGGATCAAGAGAAGTTGCCTGAAGAAGAATGCCAGGCCATAACACAGGAGAGCTTGACGAATG CTAAGTTGGCTGCAGGAAACCTTTTGGTCAATCCCTTGGAGCCGCTAAATTCAGACAAGATCAAGGTCAAGATTGCTGACTTGGGCAATGCCTGCTGGGTG CACAAACATTTCACTGAGGACATTCAGACAAGACAGTATCGCTCCCTAGAGGTGCTGATTGGTGCAGGTTACAACACACCAGCTGATATATGGAGCACAGCTTGTATG GCATTTGAGCTTGCCACTGGGGATTACTTGTTTGAACCCCACTCTGGTGAAGATTACTCCAGAGACGAAG ACCACATTGCTTTGATCATTGAGCTGCTGGGGATGGTCCCACACAAACTAATATTGACGGGAAAATACTCCAAGGACTTTTTCACCAAGAAAG GTGACCTGAAGCACATCACCAAGTTGAAGCCGTGGGGTTTGCTGGAGGTGCTGCAGGACAAGTACGAATGGTCGCAGGAAGAAGCTGAGAGCTTCACAGACTTTCTGCTTCCCATGCTGGAGCTTATCCCTGAGAAACGAGCCACAGCTGCCGAATGCTTGCGCCATCCCTGGCTCGCCCTCTAG
- the srpk1a gene encoding SRSF protein kinase 1a isoform X3 — protein MRVCASATNYRANMERKVLALQARKKRGKAKKAVKKPTQQPRRAPQQQQQQQQQQPPPPAEPQQQEPDEEILGSDDEEQEDPNDYCKGGYHHVKIGDLYNGKYHVIRKLGWGHFSTVWLALDIQGKRFVAMKVVKSAEHYTETALDEIKLLRSVRNTDPDDPNREMVVQLLDDFKISGVNGTHVCMVFEVLGHHLLKWIIKSNYQGLPLPCVKSIIRQVLQGLDYLHTKCKIIHTDIKPENILMSVDESYVRRLAAEATEWQKAGAPPPSGSAVSTAPVPKQAPKMSKNKKKKLKKKQKRQAELLEKCILDLEEMEKGPGGAEEETDDPQSPRSPLCAPLRQASIQDIAEEEVVDNPRERLTSDTSAELNCNGHLPDSQDLPEKNGDEDEQQLQLKQEDHQNANTGPLEENPYKYCNGASSPEPGQENHSNGDVKEEEELGPEDQEKLPEEECQAITQESLTNAKLAAGNLLVNPLEPLNSDKIKVKIADLGNACWVHKHFTEDIQTRQYRSLEVLIGAGYNTPADIWSTACMAFELATGDYLFEPHSGEDYSRDEEHFAIKILPLISLF, from the exons TTCTCGCACTCCAGGCGAGGAAGAAAAGGGGGAAAGCCAAGAAGGCAGTCAAGAA GCCTACTCAGCAGCCAAGAAGAGcacctcagcagcagcagcagcagcagcagcagcagccgccgCCGCCTGCTGAGCCTCAGCAGCAGGAGCCTGATGAAGAAATTCTGGGCTCAGATGATGAGGAGCAGGAAGACCCCAACGATTACTGCAAAG GTGGCTACCACCATGTTAAGATTGGAGACCTTTATAATGGAAAGTACCACGTGATCCGTAAGCTGGGCTGGGGCCATTTCTCAACAGTGTGGCTTGCCTTGGACATACA AGGGAAACGGTTTGTGGCAATGAAAGTGGTAAAGAGTGCAGAGCACTACACTGAGACGGCACTAGATGAGATAAAACTGCTGAGATCT gtcagaaacacagaccctgatgatccaaaCAGAGAGATGGTAGTTCAGCTGTTGGATGACTTTAAAATCTCAGGGGTGAACGGAACTC ATGTGTGCATGGTATTTGAAGTGCTGGGGCACCATTTACTTAAGTGGATTATCAAGTCTAACTATCAAGGCTTACCCCTGCCGTGCGTCAAGAGCATCATTCGACAG GTTCTGCAGGGCCTTGACTACTTGCACACAAAGTGTAAGATCATCCACACGGACATAAAGCCAGAGAACATCTTAATGAGTGTCGATGAGTCATATGTGAGGAGACTAGCAGCCGAAGCTACAGAATGGCAGAAAGCAGGAGCACCCCCTCCTTCTGGATCTGCAG TGAGCACAGCTCCAGTACCCAAACAA GCACCCAAAATgtcaaagaacaaaaaaaagaagctgaaaAAGAAGCAGAAGCGGCAGGCCGAGCTGTTAGAAAAATGCATACTGGACTTGGAAGAGATGGAAAAGGGGCCTGGGGGAGCAGAGGAGGAGACTGATGACCCACAGTCCCCCAGATCACCTTTGTGTGCACCTCTCAGGCAGGCCTCTATTCAGGACATTGCTGAAGAGGAAGTAGTAG ACAACCCCAGAGAGCGGCTGACCTCAGACACTTCAGCAGAACTCAACTGCAACGGTCACTTGCCCGACAGCCAAGACCTGCCTGAGAAaaatggtgatgaagatgaaCAACAGTTGCAGCTGAAGCAAGAAGACCACCAAAATGCTAACACTGGACCTTTAGAGGAAAACCCTTATAAGTACTGTAATGGAGCCAGCTCACCTGAGCCAGGGCAGGAGAACCACAGCAACGGAGAtgtgaaggaggaggaagagttgGGGCCCGAGGATCAAGAGAAGTTGCCTGAAGAAGAATGCCAGGCCATAACACAGGAGAGCTTGACGAATG CTAAGTTGGCTGCAGGAAACCTTTTGGTCAATCCCTTGGAGCCGCTAAATTCAGACAAGATCAAGGTCAAGATTGCTGACTTGGGCAATGCCTGCTGGGTG CACAAACATTTCACTGAGGACATTCAGACAAGACAGTATCGCTCCCTAGAGGTGCTGATTGGTGCAGGTTACAACACACCAGCTGATATATGGAGCACAGCTTGTATG GCATTTGAGCTTGCCACTGGGGATTACTTGTTTGAACCCCACTCTGGTGAAGATTACTCCAGAGACGAAG AACACTTTGCTATAAAAATACTCCCCTTAATTAGTTTGTTCTAA
- the srpk1a gene encoding SRSF protein kinase 1a isoform X2, which translates to MRVCASATNYRANMERKVLALQARKKRGKAKKAVKKPTQQPRRAPQQQQQQQQQQPPPPAEPQQQEPDEEILGSDDEEQEDPNDYCKGGYHHVKIGDLYNGKYHVIRKLGWGHFSTVWLALDIQGKRFVAMKVVKSAEHYTETALDEIKLLRSVRNTDPDDPNREMVVQLLDDFKISGVNGTHVCMVFEVLGHTDIKPENILMSVDESYVRRLAAEATEWQKAGAPPPSGSAVSTAPVPKQAPKMSKNKKKKLKKKQKRQAELLEKCILDLEEMEKGPGGAEEETDDPQSPRSPLCAPLRQASIQDIAEEEVVDNPRERLTSDTSAELNCNGHLPDSQDLPEKNGDEDEQQLQLKQEDHQNANTGPLEENPYKYCNGASSPEPGQENHSNGDVKEEEELGPEDQEKLPEEECQAITQESLTNAKLAAGNLLVNPLEPLNSDKIKVKIADLGNACWVHKHFTEDIQTRQYRSLEVLIGAGYNTPADIWSTACMAFELATGDYLFEPHSGEDYSRDEDHIALIIELLGMVPHKLILTGKYSKDFFTKKGDLKHITKLKPWGLLEVLQDKYEWSQEEAESFTDFLLPMLELIPEKRATAAECLRHPWLAL; encoded by the exons TTCTCGCACTCCAGGCGAGGAAGAAAAGGGGGAAAGCCAAGAAGGCAGTCAAGAA GCCTACTCAGCAGCCAAGAAGAGcacctcagcagcagcagcagcagcagcagcagcagccgccgCCGCCTGCTGAGCCTCAGCAGCAGGAGCCTGATGAAGAAATTCTGGGCTCAGATGATGAGGAGCAGGAAGACCCCAACGATTACTGCAAAG GTGGCTACCACCATGTTAAGATTGGAGACCTTTATAATGGAAAGTACCACGTGATCCGTAAGCTGGGCTGGGGCCATTTCTCAACAGTGTGGCTTGCCTTGGACATACA AGGGAAACGGTTTGTGGCAATGAAAGTGGTAAAGAGTGCAGAGCACTACACTGAGACGGCACTAGATGAGATAAAACTGCTGAGATCT gtcagaaacacagaccctgatgatccaaaCAGAGAGATGGTAGTTCAGCTGTTGGATGACTTTAAAATCTCAGGGGTGAACGGAACTC ATGTGTGCATGGTATTTGAAGTGCTGGGGCAC ACGGACATAAAGCCAGAGAACATCTTAATGAGTGTCGATGAGTCATATGTGAGGAGACTAGCAGCCGAAGCTACAGAATGGCAGAAAGCAGGAGCACCCCCTCCTTCTGGATCTGCAG TGAGCACAGCTCCAGTACCCAAACAA GCACCCAAAATgtcaaagaacaaaaaaaagaagctgaaaAAGAAGCAGAAGCGGCAGGCCGAGCTGTTAGAAAAATGCATACTGGACTTGGAAGAGATGGAAAAGGGGCCTGGGGGAGCAGAGGAGGAGACTGATGACCCACAGTCCCCCAGATCACCTTTGTGTGCACCTCTCAGGCAGGCCTCTATTCAGGACATTGCTGAAGAGGAAGTAGTAG ACAACCCCAGAGAGCGGCTGACCTCAGACACTTCAGCAGAACTCAACTGCAACGGTCACTTGCCCGACAGCCAAGACCTGCCTGAGAAaaatggtgatgaagatgaaCAACAGTTGCAGCTGAAGCAAGAAGACCACCAAAATGCTAACACTGGACCTTTAGAGGAAAACCCTTATAAGTACTGTAATGGAGCCAGCTCACCTGAGCCAGGGCAGGAGAACCACAGCAACGGAGAtgtgaaggaggaggaagagttgGGGCCCGAGGATCAAGAGAAGTTGCCTGAAGAAGAATGCCAGGCCATAACACAGGAGAGCTTGACGAATG CTAAGTTGGCTGCAGGAAACCTTTTGGTCAATCCCTTGGAGCCGCTAAATTCAGACAAGATCAAGGTCAAGATTGCTGACTTGGGCAATGCCTGCTGGGTG CACAAACATTTCACTGAGGACATTCAGACAAGACAGTATCGCTCCCTAGAGGTGCTGATTGGTGCAGGTTACAACACACCAGCTGATATATGGAGCACAGCTTGTATG GCATTTGAGCTTGCCACTGGGGATTACTTGTTTGAACCCCACTCTGGTGAAGATTACTCCAGAGACGAAG ACCACATTGCTTTGATCATTGAGCTGCTGGGGATGGTCCCACACAAACTAATATTGACGGGAAAATACTCCAAGGACTTTTTCACCAAGAAAG GTGACCTGAAGCACATCACCAAGTTGAAGCCGTGGGGTTTGCTGGAGGTGCTGCAGGACAAGTACGAATGGTCGCAGGAAGAAGCTGAGAGCTTCACAGACTTTCTGCTTCCCATGCTGGAGCTTATCCCTGAGAAACGAGCCACAGCTGCCGAATGCTTGCGCCATCCCTGGCTCGCCCTCTAG
- the lhfpl5b gene encoding LHFPL tetraspan subfamily member 5b — protein MEKMLPAQEAAKIYHTNYVRNARAIGVLWAIFTICFAIITMVVFIQPYWIGDSVNTPQAGYFGLFYYCIGNPITSELVCKGSVLDFSSIPSGAFKTAMFFVGTSMLLNVGTMICFGLFFFCNAGSVYKICAWMQTASAVLLVMGCMIYPDGWDSPEVKRMCGERTDKYTLGNCTIRWAYILAIICILDSLMLSLLAFTLGNRQDKLLPDDFEVEGGEGKSQSCMKILNPEELRTLAIKNEEDSED, from the exons ATGGAGAAGATGCTTCCTGCCCAAGAGGCGGCTAAAATCTACCATACCAACTATGTGAGGAACGCCAGAGCTATTGGCGTGCTCTGGGCTATTTTCACAATCTGCTTCGCCATCATCACCATGGTGGTGTTCATCCAGCCGTACTGGATTGGAGACAGTGTGAACACTCCGCAGGCAGGATACTTCGGCCTGTTCTACTACTGCATCGGCAACCCCATCACCTCCGAGCTGGTGTGCAAGGGGAGCGTCCTAGACTTCAGCTCGATTCCCTCAGGGGCCTTCAAGACTGCCATGTTTTTTGTCGGCACCTCGATGCTGCTTAATGTCGGCACCATGATCTGCTTCggcctcttcttcttctgcaaCGCCGGCAGCGTTTACAAGATATGCGCCTGGATGCAAACCGCTTCAG cggTGCTGTTGGTGATGGGCTGTATGATATACCCGGACGGCTGGGACTCGCCGGAGGTAAAGCGTATGTGCGGAGAGAGGACAGATAAATACACGCTGGGTAACTGCACTATCCGCTGGGCCTACATCCTCGCCATCATCTGCATCCTTGACTCTCTCATGCTGTCTCTGCTCGCCTTCACTCTGGGAAACCGACAGGATAAACTGCTGCCTGATGACTTTGAGGTGGAAGGAGGGGAAGGTAAGAGTCAGAGCTGCAT GAAAATCCTGAATCCAGAGGAACTTCGGACACTAGCTATAAAGAATGAAGAGGACAGTGAAGACTGA